One genomic segment of Fusobacterium mortiferum ATCC 9817 includes these proteins:
- a CDS encoding ROK family protein, with protein MRIGAIEAGGTKFICGVGNEKGEIFEKVSFPTETPEITLAKVVEFFKDKNIERLGIGFFGPIDVNPKSKTYGYITKTPKLAWTDCDIVGYLKKYFDIPMFFDTDVNGAALGEATWGAAKGLENCLYITIGTGIGGGAVVSGKLVHGMLHPEMGHILVKRHPEDTYEGKCPFHKDCFEGMAAGPAIEARWGVKGHELPVDHKAWDIEAYYIAQGVVNFILTLSPEKIILGGGVMKQSQLFPKIRKEVKRLLKGYIQTKEILEDIGNYIVYPDLGDNAGLLGALVLTLK; from the coding sequence ATGAGAATAGGAGCGATAGAAGCTGGAGGAACAAAATTTATTTGTGGTGTAGGTAATGAAAAAGGAGAGATTTTTGAAAAGGTGAGTTTTCCTACTGAAACACCAGAGATAACTTTGGCAAAGGTTGTAGAATTTTTTAAAGATAAAAATATAGAAAGACTTGGGATAGGATTTTTTGGACCAATTGATGTTAATCCAAAATCTAAAACTTATGGATATATAACTAAGACTCCAAAATTAGCTTGGACTGATTGTGACATAGTAGGATATCTAAAAAAATATTTTGATATACCTATGTTCTTTGATACAGATGTTAATGGAGCAGCTTTAGGAGAGGCTACTTGGGGAGCAGCTAAAGGATTAGAAAACTGTCTATATATTACAATAGGAACAGGAATTGGTGGAGGAGCAGTAGTTTCTGGAAAATTAGTACATGGTATGTTGCACCCAGAGATGGGGCATATCTTAGTAAAAAGACATCCTGAGGATACATATGAAGGAAAGTGTCCATTCCATAAAGATTGTTTTGAGGGAATGGCAGCAGGACCAGCAATAGAAGCAAGATGGGGAGTAAAAGGTCATGAGTTACCTGTGGATCATAAAGCTTGGGATATAGAAGCTTACTATATAGCTCAAGGAGTAGTGAATTTTATATTAACTCTGTCTCCAGAAAAGATAATCTTAGGAGGAGGAGTAATGAAACAATCACAACTTTTTCCTAAGATAAGAAAAGAAGTAAAGAGGTTACTAAAGGGGTATATACAAACAAAAGAAATATTAGAGGATATAGGTAACTATATAGTTTATCCAGATTTAGGAGATAATGCTGGATTGTTAGGAGCTTTAGTTTTAACTTTAAAATAG
- a CDS encoding ketose-bisphosphate aldolase: MLLNMKELLKVAQEGKFAVGAYNIGSAELLKVAIEECETNNSPVILAIHPSELEYLTDEFVEYAKERAMRSPVPVVIHLDHGGTKEQILRAIRCGFTSVMIDASHCSFEENVKITKEIVEIAKPLNVSVEAELGTIGNLGESHEGGASEIIYTNPKKAKELVERTGIDTLAVAIGTSHGLYPKWMTPKLNLELLKEIREKVGIPLVLHGGSANPDAEISESVELGICKINISSDIKSVFFKTVRETLKENEKVMEPHEIFAKAIVEAKKVVKHKLELFNCIDKAKMY, translated from the coding sequence ATGTTATTAAACATGAAAGAACTATTAAAAGTAGCACAAGAAGGGAAATTTGCAGTAGGAGCTTACAATATAGGAAGTGCTGAACTATTAAAAGTAGCAATAGAGGAATGTGAAACAAATAACTCTCCAGTAATTTTAGCAATTCATCCTTCTGAACTTGAATATTTGACAGATGAATTTGTAGAGTATGCTAAGGAAAGAGCAATGAGAAGTCCAGTTCCAGTAGTTATTCATTTAGATCATGGAGGAACAAAAGAACAAATTTTAAGAGCAATAAGATGCGGATTTACATCTGTGATGATTGATGCTTCACACTGTTCATTTGAAGAAAATGTAAAAATCACAAAGGAAATAGTAGAAATTGCAAAACCTTTAAATGTTTCAGTTGAAGCAGAATTAGGAACAATTGGAAATTTAGGTGAATCACATGAAGGTGGAGCAAGTGAAATAATATATACAAACCCTAAAAAGGCAAAAGAACTTGTTGAAAGAACAGGAATAGATACATTAGCTGTTGCAATAGGAACATCTCATGGATTATATCCTAAATGGATGACACCAAAATTAAATTTAGAATTATTAAAAGAAATTAGAGAAAAAGTAGGAATACCATTAGTTTTACATGGAGGATCTGCAAATCCAGATGCTGAAATTTCTGAATCAGTAGAATTAGGAATTTGTAAAATAAATATTTCAAGTGATATTAAAAGTGTATTCTTTAAAACTGTAAGAGAAACTTTAAAAGAAAATGAAAAAGTTATGGAACCACATGAGATTTTTGCTAAAGCTATTGTAGAAGCTAAAAAAGTTGTTAAACATAAATTAGAATTATTTAACTGTATAGACAAAGCAAAAATGTATTAA
- a CDS encoding YitT family protein, whose product MKKKWLDYLIVYIGCVIQAFSIVCILKPNNLTVGGITGLSLTIGKLLNFNYTYIYYAICLGILVCAYIFLGKREVKKIVLLSTTYPLILIFMNKIQFNFLYDTPDKLLICIYYGIFMGVGTGLVLKRGFSQGSSDTVAKILHKKIFNFMGLSQVLLGIDITILLISSFVFGRTAVLYAIIMQMVYSKTINTVLFGFGASMVKVVIISDQIVKISNFMSNTIHRGYSIGHVVGGKSKIRREKIISVCSLREAMLIKDFVTKIDEDAFINIVPTIGAWGKEDGLQNLKEK is encoded by the coding sequence ATGAAAAAAAAGTGGCTAGATTATTTAATTGTGTATATAGGTTGTGTAATACAAGCTTTTTCAATAGTATGTATCTTGAAGCCAAATAATTTAACGGTAGGAGGAATAACAGGGCTATCCCTAACAATAGGAAAGCTATTAAACTTTAATTATACCTATATTTATTATGCTATTTGTTTAGGAATATTAGTATGTGCCTATATTTTTCTTGGAAAAAGAGAAGTTAAAAAAATAGTTTTACTTTCTACTACATATCCCTTAATTTTGATTTTTATGAATAAAATACAATTTAATTTTTTATATGATACTCCAGATAAATTATTGATTTGTATATACTATGGAATATTTATGGGTGTAGGAACAGGATTAGTATTAAAGAGAGGATTTTCTCAAGGAAGTTCAGACACAGTAGCAAAAATATTACATAAAAAAATATTTAATTTTATGGGGTTGAGTCAAGTATTATTAGGAATAGATATAACAATATTATTAATTTCAAGTTTTGTTTTTGGAAGGACAGCAGTATTGTATGCTATTATTATGCAGATGGTATATAGTAAGACTATAAATACAGTTTTATTTGGTTTTGGAGCTTCTATGGTAAAGGTAGTGATTATAAGTGATCAAATAGTAAAAATTTCTAATTTTATGAGTAATACTATACATAGAGGTTATAGTATAGGACATGTAGTTGGTGGAAAAAGTAAAATAAGAAGAGAGAAAATAATATCAGTTTGTTCTTTAAGGGAGGCTATGTTGATTAAAGATTTTGTTACTAAAATAGATGAAGATGCTTTTATAAATATAGTTCCAACAATAGGAGCATGGGGTAAGGAAGATGGACTCCAAAATTTAAAAGAAAAATAA